In one Balaenoptera ricei isolate mBalRic1 chromosome 20, mBalRic1.hap2, whole genome shotgun sequence genomic region, the following are encoded:
- the PLD6 gene encoding mitochondrial cardiolipin hydrolase has product MQPLRWQVVAAIAAGLALALEALPAVLRWLWAGRQRRPRREVLFFPSQVTCTEALLRVPGAAPSGCPCSLPHGESSLSRLLRALLAARASLELCLFAFSSPQLGRAVQLLHQRGVRVRVVTDCDYMALNGSQIGLLRKAGIQVRHDQDLGYMHHKFAIVDGKVLITGSLNWTTQAIQNNRENVLIMEDEEYVRLFREEFERIWEEFDPAKYTFFPQNRRRR; this is encoded by the exons ATGCAGCCGTTACGCTGGCAGGTGGTGGCTGCTATCGCCGCGGGCCTCGCGCTGGCCCTGGAGGCGCTGCCCGCCGTGCTACGCTGGCTGTGGGCCGGGCGGCAGCGGCGGCCGCGGCGCGAGGTGCTGTTCTTCCCGTCTCAGGTGACGTGCACCGAGGCCTTGCTGCGGGTCCCGGGCGCCGCGCCCTCCGGCTGCCCGTGCAGCCTGCCCCACGGCGAGAGCTCGCTGAGCCGCCTGTTGCGCGCCCTGCTGGCAGCCCGCGCCAGCCTCGAGCTCTGCCTGTTCGCCTTCTCCAGCCCGCAGCTGGGCCGCGCAGTGCAGCTGCTGCACCAGCGCGGGGTGCGCGTCCGCGTGGTCACCGACTGCGACTACATGGCCCTCAATGGCTCACAGATCGGGTTGCTCCGCAAGGCAG GGATCCAGGTCCGGCACGACCAGGACCTGGGCTACATGCACCACAAGTTCGCGATCGTGGACGGGAAGGTGCTGATCACTGGCTCGCTGAACTGGACCACCCAGGCCATTCAGAACAACCGGGAGAACGTGCTCATCATGGAGGACGAGGAGTACGTGCGGCTCTTCCGGGAGGAGTTTGAGCGCATCTGGGAGGAGTTTGACCCCGCCAAGTACACCTTTTTCCCTCAGAACAGGAGACGTCGCTGA